A stretch of the Saprospiraceae bacterium genome encodes the following:
- the tmk gene encoding dTMP kinase: MNLADKRFIVFEGIDGCGKSTQAKLLTERLNLVGIPVHLTAEPSSRPIGKMIRDIFAHRMEADERTIAALFVADRLDHVINHEEGIRTKLEQGFTVICDRYYLSSYAYQGSLVPLDWVMKANALSVELAKPALHIFIDIPVELSMERISKSRAQLEPYETHENLVRVRAAYLKVIELLKNEDHIVTIDGTQSIDWIAEQIWKAVEEVSSL, encoded by the coding sequence ATGAATTTAGCAGACAAACGGTTTATCGTATTTGAAGGAATTGATGGTTGTGGAAAGAGTACGCAAGCAAAACTATTGACTGAGCGATTGAATCTGGTAGGAATTCCCGTGCATTTAACTGCAGAACCCAGTTCGCGTCCAATTGGAAAAATGATTCGTGATATTTTTGCACATCGCATGGAAGCAGATGAGCGAACGATCGCAGCTTTATTTGTGGCCGACCGATTGGACCACGTCATCAATCATGAAGAAGGAATTCGCACTAAACTGGAGCAAGGTTTTACTGTAATCTGCGACCGGTATTATTTATCATCCTATGCTTACCAGGGCAGTTTGGTTCCATTGGATTGGGTCATGAAAGCCAATGCGCTCAGTGTTGAATTAGCCAAACCTGCGCTTCATATTTTTATTGATATCCCAGTTGAACTGAGTATGGAGCGAATTTCAAAGTCCAGAGCTCAGCTTGAACCTTATGAAACCCATGAAAACCTGGTCCGTGTCAGAGCAGCATATCTCAAGGTAATTGAGTTACTAAAAAACGAAGATCACATAGTAACCATTGACGGGACGCAATCTATAGATTGGATTGCAGAACAAATTTGGAAAGCAGTTGAGGAAGTCAGCAGTCTATAA
- a CDS encoding T9SS type A sorting domain-containing protein, with product MKRLYLFLSFLFCLGILEAQYYYLPYPKIGKNPGELNKDNEYPPGGGLPAGWTTIMTGPQASGNWTAAINLPITFYFNGALVTKFKASSSGVVTFNTKTALKVDSNNVALPSALIPDSSICIWGLRCATGDYIVTKTFGTKPNRQFWIQYNSYSEPNLKAGWIYASVVLEETTNKIYLVDQRTQCVFNSAVCQDKTNITLGVQVDANYAVMVDGSPDYKSDNLNNFLVDDNTYYEFIQGTQSQEDVLGLQHDFKRYYLTKDFPLTVNGTFRNTGSTIVSKVVYNYNVDNGPIVSKEITGLNAAPLSDFQVSHPDVWASAAKGVYTVKSWISLVNDNPTGTIADDTIRTIVNVNDTSITRKLMHENFSSSTCPPCKPGNETMHAVQSNFPDLYTELNYHYYFPGTGDPYYTQEARDRGNYYGGVNAIPALFLDGTTNINPNGYTVPQFAELQEIPAFYQINPSGTVNGQKIDVSIEIQTIAPVTATTRLNVAIAEKRTVKNIKTNGETEFPHVMKKLIPSSAGTLVGAVPAESSKTINLTWTVPGAYRLPLDAQTANIINLATEHSIEDFTNLEVIAWLQESDKSVLQSNSADLVFVVGTNQKVEKKEISVNPNPASSYFFINMSSFNRDELLRVLVADETGKLVYAEKTDLSSLFVNTSGWTPGLYHIKVVGKNQEANQKILVIE from the coding sequence ATGAAGCGACTTTACCTATTTCTCTCATTTTTATTTTGTTTGGGCATACTGGAAGCTCAATATTATTACCTGCCTTATCCAAAAATTGGAAAAAACCCAGGTGAATTAAACAAAGACAACGAGTATCCTCCTGGTGGTGGACTGCCTGCAGGATGGACTACAATTATGACAGGACCTCAGGCTTCCGGTAACTGGACTGCAGCCATTAATTTACCGATTACCTTTTACTTTAATGGAGCGTTGGTTACTAAATTTAAAGCAAGTAGCAGCGGGGTGGTAACTTTTAATACAAAAACTGCTTTGAAAGTTGATTCGAATAATGTTGCTTTACCAAGCGCACTGATTCCTGACAGTTCAATATGCATTTGGGGATTGCGTTGTGCAACTGGTGATTACATTGTTACCAAAACTTTTGGAACAAAACCAAATCGTCAGTTTTGGATTCAATACAATTCTTATAGTGAACCCAATCTTAAAGCAGGTTGGATTTATGCATCAGTTGTATTGGAAGAAACCACCAATAAAATTTATTTAGTAGATCAACGGACACAATGTGTGTTTAACAGTGCAGTGTGTCAGGATAAAACAAATATTACTTTAGGTGTTCAGGTGGATGCAAACTACGCGGTCATGGTAGATGGATCACCAGATTATAAAAGTGATAATCTGAATAACTTTTTAGTTGATGATAATACTTATTATGAGTTTATTCAGGGTACTCAATCTCAGGAAGATGTACTTGGATTGCAACATGATTTTAAAAGATATTATCTGACCAAAGATTTTCCATTGACGGTAAACGGAACATTCCGCAATACAGGATCGACAATTGTTTCAAAAGTGGTTTATAACTACAATGTAGACAATGGTCCAATTGTATCAAAAGAAATTACGGGACTGAATGCAGCTCCTTTATCAGATTTTCAAGTGAGCCATCCGGATGTTTGGGCTTCTGCAGCAAAAGGAGTTTATACAGTAAAATCCTGGATTAGTTTGGTAAATGATAATCCAACCGGAACCATTGCGGATGATACCATCCGTACGATTGTAAATGTGAATGACACATCTATTACACGTAAATTGATGCATGAGAATTTTTCTTCTTCAACCTGTCCACCTTGTAAACCAGGCAATGAAACCATGCATGCAGTGCAGAGTAATTTTCCGGACTTGTATACTGAGTTAAACTATCATTATTATTTCCCTGGCACAGGAGATCCTTATTATACACAAGAAGCACGTGACCGTGGAAATTATTATGGTGGTGTAAATGCAATTCCTGCTTTGTTTTTAGATGGTACCACAAATATCAATCCGAATGGATATACTGTTCCACAATTTGCTGAATTGCAGGAAATCCCTGCTTTTTATCAAATCAATCCAAGTGGTACTGTAAATGGTCAAAAAATTGATGTAAGCATCGAAATCCAAACTATAGCACCGGTAACTGCAACGACCCGCTTGAATGTAGCCATTGCAGAAAAGCGTACTGTTAAGAATATAAAAACAAATGGAGAAACTGAATTTCCCCATGTAATGAAAAAATTAATTCCGAGTTCTGCCGGAACGCTGGTTGGTGCAGTGCCAGCTGAGTCAAGTAAAACCATAAATCTGACCTGGACCGTACCAGGTGCATATCGGTTACCATTGGATGCGCAAACAGCCAATATTATTAATTTAGCAACAGAACACAGCATTGAAGATTTTACCAATTTGGAAGTGATTGCCTGGTTACAGGAAAGTGATAAGAGCGTTTTACAATCCAATTCAGCAGATCTAGTGTTTGTGGTTGGAACCAATCAAAAAGTTGAGAAAAAGGAAATCAGTGTAAATCCAAATCCTGCGAGTTCTTACTTTTTTATCAATATGAGTTCTTTCAATCGCGATGAATTGCTCCGCGTATTGGTTGCAGATGAAACTGGAAAATTGGTCTATGCTGAAAAGACAGATCTTTCTTCTTTATTTGTCAACACATCGGGATGGACTCCTGGATTATATCATATCAAAGTGGTTGGTAAAAATCAGGAAGCAAATCAGAAGATACTGGTTATAGAATAA
- a CDS encoding LptF/LptG family permease — MWDLLRLKIVDRYIIGKYVRTFLFIMLMFSMLSVVFDVSERIDKFISKGLSFWEVSSQYYFNFLPWINSLLFPLYALITVIFFTSRMAGQTEIIPLFSSGVSFKRLLKPFLLAGAIFTTIHLIGNHYYVPKSNKVLRDFDNKYIRPGNIKSRDRNIHFFIGPHVGAFLRYYQGADSSGIDFQMEKFEKEKIVQTLEAKTIKWKSEPNIWTLKDITIRNFGDSTENIEVKSGVSIDTALNLHPEDFVFISNQKDMMTTSELGRFIKREKLKGSGISKLYEVERQRRTADPITTLILSFIGACIATRKVRGGMGLHLAAGIILGVVYIFLSKMSLTFANNDLLPPIFAIWLPNFVFLAIAAYLMGKAQQ; from the coding sequence ATGTGGGATTTGTTGCGACTTAAAATTGTAGACCGTTACATTATTGGAAAATATGTAAGGACTTTTTTATTTATCATGTTGATGTTTTCAATGTTGTCAGTTGTTTTTGATGTAAGTGAACGCATCGATAAATTTATTTCGAAAGGTTTAAGTTTTTGGGAAGTGAGTTCGCAATATTATTTCAATTTCCTACCCTGGATTAATTCACTTCTATTTCCTTTATATGCATTGATAACTGTTATATTTTTTACATCAAGAATGGCCGGACAAACAGAAATTATTCCTTTGTTTAGTTCCGGAGTTTCTTTTAAAAGATTGCTAAAACCATTTTTATTGGCCGGTGCAATTTTTACAACCATACATTTGATAGGAAATCATTATTACGTTCCAAAATCAAATAAAGTATTGCGTGATTTTGATAACAAGTACATTAGACCTGGAAATATTAAATCCAGAGACCGAAATATTCATTTTTTTATTGGTCCTCATGTTGGCGCTTTTTTGCGATATTATCAGGGAGCTGATAGCAGTGGAATTGATTTTCAAATGGAGAAATTTGAAAAAGAAAAAATTGTTCAAACCCTGGAAGCAAAAACCATCAAATGGAAAAGTGAACCCAATATTTGGACATTAAAAGATATTACCATTCGGAATTTTGGAGATAGCACTGAAAATATTGAGGTAAAATCGGGCGTTTCTATAGATACCGCACTCAATTTACACCCGGAAGACTTTGTGTTTATATCTAATCAAAAAGATATGATGACAACTTCCGAATTGGGACGTTTTATTAAAAGAGAAAAGCTAAAAGGATCCGGAATCAGCAAATTATACGAAGTGGAACGCCAACGACGTACCGCTGATCCGATTACTACCTTGATTTTATCTTTTATTGGGGCATGTATTGCAACCCGAAAAGTTAGAGGAGGGATGGGATTACATCTGGCTGCAGGCATCATTCTAGGGGTCGTTTATATCTTTTTGTCGAAAATGTCCCTCACATTTGCCAATAATGACCTGCTTCCTCCCATATTTGCAATCTGGTTACCCAATTTCGTATTTCTGGCAATTGCAGCTTATCTAATGGGAAAAGCCCAGCAATAA
- the rodA gene encoding rod shape-determining protein RodA, which yields MIRKPRAANYDWITLGIYFSLIIIGWLSIYSVTYSQNINRDLFDLSVPITKQSLYIGIALILFFISQWIDEKFWHTFAYIIYGFGIFLLLIVLLFGVEVKGAKAWLNVGGLSLQPAEIAKFGTALALSSYLSYFKTNLKQLNYQLISFGIIFAPVFFILLQPDAGSALTFLSFFILLFIEGLNEFYYLIIVLFFAVFIFSFLFPIPFILLGLLILSLLLCWYYFRPFKFQWIIFLLFISGLIGLNYIIPLYQVLLIAGALLFVSLIYLWKSKEERLSLIVAFGFGILALFSYTSINFFNGLEPHQQERIKVWLTPSQCDPRGSLYNILQSKVAIGAGGFFGKGYLNGNMTKLKFVPEQSTDFIFSSIGEEQGFLGSLTVIILFFILIFRIILMSQRSEKKFFSNYALCVAGLLFIHVLINIGMTMGLVPIIGIPLPFISKGGSALIGFSLMIGVLLKMQRKA from the coding sequence ATGATTCGAAAACCACGGGCTGCAAATTATGATTGGATTACACTGGGAATTTATTTCAGCTTAATAATTATTGGTTGGCTTTCCATTTATTCTGTTACCTATTCTCAAAATATTAATCGGGATTTATTTGATTTGTCCGTTCCAATTACCAAGCAATCATTATACATTGGCATCGCTTTAATACTATTTTTTATAAGTCAATGGATTGATGAAAAATTTTGGCACACCTTTGCTTATATCATTTATGGATTTGGAATTTTTCTTTTACTTATTGTACTACTATTTGGAGTAGAAGTTAAAGGCGCCAAAGCATGGTTAAATGTTGGTGGACTTTCACTTCAACCTGCTGAAATTGCTAAATTTGGAACCGCTCTGGCTTTAAGTTCGTATCTCAGTTATTTCAAAACCAATCTTAAACAACTCAATTATCAATTAATTTCTTTTGGAATTATTTTCGCACCGGTGTTTTTTATTCTACTCCAACCTGATGCCGGTTCTGCTTTGACATTTCTTTCATTTTTTATTTTGCTTTTTATTGAAGGCCTTAATGAGTTTTATTATCTGATTATTGTATTGTTTTTTGCTGTATTTATTTTTTCGTTTTTATTTCCCATTCCATTTATATTATTGGGTTTATTGATTTTATCGCTTTTACTATGTTGGTATTATTTTAGACCTTTTAAATTTCAATGGATCATATTTCTACTTTTTATTTCCGGTTTAATAGGACTTAATTATATAATTCCGCTTTATCAGGTTTTATTAATTGCTGGAGCTTTACTTTTTGTTTCTCTAATTTATTTATGGAAATCGAAAGAAGAACGTTTGAGTTTGATCGTTGCTTTTGGCTTTGGCATCCTTGCTTTGTTTAGTTATACTTCTATAAATTTTTTCAATGGGTTGGAACCGCACCAACAAGAGCGGATCAAAGTATGGCTGACCCCGTCGCAATGCGACCCCAGAGGATCTCTTTACAACATCTTACAATCCAAAGTAGCAATCGGTGCCGGTGGATTTTTTGGTAAAGGCTACTTAAATGGAAACATGACCAAACTAAAATTTGTACCGGAACAATCTACTGATTTTATTTTTTCATCAATTGGAGAGGAACAAGGGTTTTTAGGTTCATTAACGGTAATCATCCTGTTTTTTATTTTAATTTTTCGAATCATCCTGATGAGTCAGCGAAGCGAAAAAAAGTTTTTTTCAAACTATGCCTTGTGTGTAGCGGGTCTGTTGTTTATTCACGTGCTCATTAATATTGGAATGACAATGGGTTTGGTGCCCATCATCGGAATTCCATTGCCTTTTATTAGTAAAGGAGGATCGGCCCTTATCGGATTTTCGCTGATGATCGGCGTTTTATTAAAAATGCAAAGGAAAGCTTAA
- a CDS encoding glycosyltransferase family 4 protein, which yields MIIAVNARFLIQGKLEGIGWYTYQILKNMVESHPEHQYIFFFDRTYDPEFIFNDSVKPVVLKPAARHPFLWYWWFEKAIPGALKACKADVFLSPDGYLSLSVDIPQYLVVHDIAYIHFPEQVPLLVRKYYQYFVPKHIEKAKHIFAVSEATRKDILTQFGCAPNKISIAYNGVRAMFEPLSEAIQQEVRDRYSQSKRYFLFVGAIHPRKNLAKLIQAFDLFCLKTKTDMHLLLVGRKAWMTAETEAFLQSSPNKMRIQYYPYMETDQLAQLTASAFAAINPSLLEGFGVPVLEALNCDIPVLVSNAFSLPEVAGPGAYLFDPMDEESMAQSMIASIDDPGRKERIEQGRVHKNLFDWKKSAEQIYQCITGNLKI from the coding sequence TTGATAATTGCTGTAAATGCACGGTTTTTAATTCAGGGAAAACTTGAAGGAATAGGCTGGTATACGTATCAGATATTGAAAAATATGGTTGAAAGCCATCCGGAGCATCAGTACATTTTCTTTTTTGACAGAACCTACGATCCCGAATTTATTTTTAATGATTCTGTAAAACCAGTTGTTTTAAAACCGGCAGCCAGGCATCCCTTTTTATGGTATTGGTGGTTTGAGAAGGCCATACCAGGAGCATTAAAAGCTTGCAAAGCTGATGTTTTTTTGAGTCCTGACGGTTATTTGTCTTTGTCGGTGGATATACCTCAATATTTAGTGGTACACGATATAGCTTACATACATTTTCCAGAACAAGTGCCTTTACTGGTTAGGAAGTATTATCAGTATTTCGTTCCCAAACACATTGAAAAAGCGAAACATATTTTTGCGGTTTCTGAAGCAACCCGAAAAGACATTCTGACACAATTTGGATGTGCTCCAAACAAAATCAGCATTGCTTACAATGGGGTTCGCGCTATGTTTGAACCATTGTCTGAAGCGATTCAACAGGAAGTTCGTGACCGGTACAGTCAATCCAAAAGATATTTTTTATTTGTTGGAGCGATTCATCCGCGTAAAAATCTTGCTAAGCTTATTCAGGCTTTTGATTTGTTTTGTTTAAAAACGAAAACGGATATGCATTTGCTGTTGGTTGGCAGAAAGGCCTGGATGACAGCTGAAACAGAGGCATTTTTGCAAAGCAGTCCAAATAAAATGCGCATTCAATATTACCCTTATATGGAGACTGATCAACTGGCTCAGCTGACTGCCTCCGCATTTGCGGCTATCAATCCATCGCTGTTGGAAGGATTTGGGGTGCCGGTACTGGAAGCGTTGAATTGCGATATACCTGTATTGGTTTCCAATGCATTTTCATTGCCAGAGGTGGCGGGCCCGGGAGCTTATTTGTTTGATCCAATGGATGAAGAATCAATGGCCCAAAGTATGATAGCATCTATTGATGATCCAGGTCGTAAAGAGCGAATAGAACAGGGACGGGTTCATAAAAATTTGTTTGATTGGAAGAAGAGTGCAGAACAGATTTATCAATGCATAACGGGTAATTTGAAAATCTGA
- a CDS encoding RNA polymerase sigma factor, with translation MSTVEFYNLLDKQTQTLQNFAYSLTKDSEDAKDLCQETAFRALSNKDKFQPGTNFKAWLITIMKNIFINNYRRKVKGGVINDHSDNQYYLNSINNSVLNRADSDIMMKELNGMVESLDDSLKIPFLRYYHGYKYQEIADELKLPLGTVKSRIFFARKALKNMIAGHYAIYEDIAALEN, from the coding sequence ATGTCGACTGTAGAGTTTTATAATTTGTTAGATAAGCAGACACAAACCCTTCAGAATTTTGCTTATAGCTTAACCAAAGATTCAGAAGATGCCAAAGATTTATGTCAGGAAACTGCATTCCGGGCATTGTCTAATAAAGATAAATTTCAACCTGGTACCAATTTCAAAGCTTGGTTAATTACCATTATGAAGAATATCTTCATTAATAATTATCGCCGGAAAGTTAAAGGCGGTGTTATTAATGATCATAGCGATAATCAATACTACCTTAACTCGATCAATAACTCTGTATTAAACAGAGCAGATTCAGATATTATGATGAAGGAGTTAAATGGTATGGTTGAAAGTCTGGATGATAGTTTGAAAATTCCTTTCCTTCGCTATTATCACGGTTATAAATATCAGGAAATTGCTGATGAACTAAAATTACCACTGGGTACCGTAAAAAGCCGCATTTTCTTTGCACGCAAAGCCCTTAAAAATATGATTGCAGGTCATTATGCAATTTATGAGGACATTGCTGCATTAGAAAATTAA
- the tgt gene encoding tRNA guanosine(34) transglycosylase Tgt has translation MKSRFELIATDTNCQARAGSFYTDHGVIETPIFMPVGTSATVKAVHQTELKHAVKAQIILGNTYHLYLRPGTEIIEKAGGLHGFMNWDKPLLTDSGGYQVFSLSANRKIKEEGVIFSSHIDGSKHLFTPASVVDIQRSLGSDIMMALDECPPYPSERAYVRRSMNITHRWLEAGINHFEKTNSLYGHRQCYVPISQGSVYEDLRIESIQAITQYSNPIYAIGGLSVGEPEEELNRLVAICCQHMPVQSARYLMGVGTPQNLLNSIERGIDFFDCVLPTRNARHGIIYTTQGIIHIRNLKWKDDFSPIDEKLDLQTSQQHSKSYLRHLIMSNEILGAQLASLQNLRFYLWLMEESRNQILKNNFKHWKDQILPVISARR, from the coding sequence ATGAAATCTCGCTTTGAGCTGATTGCTACAGATACCAATTGCCAGGCTCGCGCTGGAAGCTTTTATACAGATCATGGTGTAATCGAAACACCGATCTTTATGCCGGTCGGCACGTCCGCTACTGTAAAAGCCGTTCACCAAACAGAATTAAAACATGCCGTAAAAGCCCAAATTATACTTGGAAATACCTACCACCTTTATCTGCGTCCTGGTACTGAAATTATTGAAAAAGCAGGTGGTTTGCATGGATTCATGAATTGGGACAAACCCTTACTTACTGACAGCGGAGGGTATCAGGTATTTTCACTAAGCGCAAATCGAAAAATAAAAGAAGAAGGAGTGATATTTTCTTCGCACATCGATGGCTCCAAGCATTTATTTACTCCTGCCAGTGTGGTTGATATCCAACGCAGTTTAGGTTCAGACATTATGATGGCATTGGATGAATGTCCTCCTTATCCATCCGAACGGGCTTATGTCAGACGCTCAATGAATATTACCCATCGTTGGCTGGAAGCAGGTATTAATCATTTTGAAAAAACAAATTCCCTGTACGGGCACCGTCAATGTTATGTACCCATATCACAAGGTTCCGTTTATGAAGACCTTCGCATAGAATCAATTCAGGCAATTACACAATACAGCAATCCGATTTACGCAATTGGTGGATTGAGTGTTGGCGAACCAGAAGAAGAATTGAATCGATTGGTTGCGATTTGTTGTCAACACATGCCGGTGCAGAGTGCCCGCTATTTGATGGGAGTTGGAACACCTCAAAATTTATTGAATTCTATCGAACGGGGTATCGACTTTTTTGATTGTGTTTTGCCTACCCGCAATGCCCGCCATGGAATCATCTACACCACACAAGGTATCATACACATCCGAAATCTAAAATGGAAAGATGATTTCAGTCCGATTGATGAAAAGCTGGACCTTCAAACCAGTCAACAACACAGTAAATCGTATCTTAGACATTTAATTATGTCAAATGAAATATTGGGAGCTCAATTGGCAAGCTTGCAAAATTTGCGATTTTATTTGTGGTTGATGGAAGAATCAAGAAATCAAATTTTAAAAAATAATTTTAAACATTGGAAAGATCAAATACTTCCAGTAATTAGTGCCAGACGCTGA